In Bacteroidota bacterium, one DNA window encodes the following:
- the uvrA gene encoding excinuclease ABC subunit UvrA: MDDRIIIRGAREHNLQNIDLDIPRNQLVVITGLSGSGKSSLAFDTIYAEGQRRYMESLSAYARQFLGMMERPDLDFIDGLSPVISIEQKTVSRNPRSTVGTVTEIYDFLRLLYARAAKAYSYLSGEEMRKQSDDEIIDRIAAFEPDLRVILLAPVIKGRKGHYRELFEQIAKQGFTRVRTDGEVREIVKGMKLDRYKTHDIEVVIDRLVMKEDMRSRISQSVEVGLEMGNGTIIAAIERNKGWEDRLFSRHLYAENDGISYDDPSPNSFSFNSPYGACSECNGLGSKRELDPLLIIPDDRKTIAEGAIQPLGKPRDIWIFSQLRAVASVYGFDFETPFKKLTDIQRAVIMEGAGDQQFDITYKYKNREVNYKHRFGGVNQHIWHTYSNTSSSSSRKWAEAYMREMACSECGGGRLRKESLAYRIGEKNIAELVEMDLSSLRAFFQDLQLTERQWIIARPIVKEIRERLDFLINVGVGYLSLDRSARTLSGGESQRIRLATQIGTQLVGVLYILDEPSIGLHPRDNDKLIASLRQLRDMGNSVLVVEHDREMIETADFVIDLGPGAGEYGGHVIGEHAPEKLPLKRNGHESLTAAYLTGKKGITLPAKRNSGNGHQLVLKGASGHNLKKDTLTLPLGTFTCVTGVSGSGKSSLINQTLYRILANHFHNAKRVPLAYDTIEGLDHIDKVIDIDQSPIGRTPRSNPATYTGLFSHIRDLFTQLPESKIRGYKPGRFSFNVKGGRCEACKGAGIVKLEMNFLPDVYVECETCKARRYNTETLEVRFKGKSIADVLEMPVSEALEFFENVPRIERKLRTLNSVGLGYIRLGQQATTLSGGEAQRVKLSKELSRPGTGKTLYILDEPTTGLHFEDIRHLLNVLRALVQKGNTVLVIEHNMDVVKVADHVIDLGPTGGAAGGYILSAGTPEEVAAADTSTSVYLREELTRSDVEKATDAEQLDLEALAGDADEVEEEEPEPEEEEALVEKE, encoded by the coding sequence ATGGACGACCGCATCATCATCCGGGGAGCTCGCGAACACAACCTCCAGAACATCGATCTGGACATCCCGCGCAACCAACTTGTTGTTATAACGGGCCTTTCGGGTTCAGGCAAATCGAGTCTGGCATTTGATACTATTTATGCTGAGGGGCAACGCCGGTACATGGAAAGCCTGAGTGCTTATGCACGTCAGTTTCTGGGTATGATGGAGCGCCCTGACCTTGATTTTATCGATGGGCTGTCTCCAGTTATTTCGATTGAGCAAAAGACAGTCAGTCGCAATCCGCGGTCTACGGTTGGCACCGTCACAGAAATATATGATTTCCTGCGACTGTTGTACGCCCGCGCGGCAAAGGCCTATTCCTACCTGTCCGGAGAGGAAATGCGCAAGCAGTCAGACGATGAGATTATTGACCGTATTGCTGCTTTTGAACCAGACCTGCGCGTCATTCTGCTGGCGCCAGTGATCAAGGGCCGCAAGGGGCACTACCGCGAACTGTTCGAGCAGATTGCCAAACAAGGGTTCACCCGGGTGCGTACCGACGGGGAAGTGCGCGAGATCGTGAAAGGCATGAAGCTCGATCGGTATAAGACCCATGACATTGAGGTGGTGATTGATCGGCTGGTGATGAAGGAGGATATGCGGAGCCGCATTAGCCAGTCTGTTGAAGTTGGGCTGGAGATGGGGAACGGCACCATCATCGCTGCCATCGAGCGCAACAAGGGATGGGAAGACCGCCTGTTCAGCCGGCATCTGTACGCAGAGAATGACGGCATTTCGTACGACGACCCATCCCCCAACTCGTTTTCGTTCAACTCGCCTTATGGGGCGTGTTCAGAATGCAATGGGCTTGGCAGTAAAAGAGAACTGGATCCGTTGCTCATTATCCCCGACGACAGAAAGACCATTGCTGAAGGTGCCATCCAGCCGCTCGGGAAACCGCGTGATATCTGGATCTTCAGCCAGCTGCGCGCAGTGGCCAGCGTTTATGGGTTTGATTTCGAAACCCCTTTCAAAAAGCTGACGGATATTCAACGCGCCGTTATTATGGAAGGCGCCGGCGATCAGCAGTTTGACATTACCTACAAGTACAAAAATCGGGAAGTAAACTACAAACACCGCTTTGGTGGGGTGAATCAGCACATCTGGCATACGTACAGCAATACCTCCTCTTCCTCTTCCCGGAAATGGGCTGAAGCGTACATGCGCGAAATGGCCTGCAGCGAATGTGGTGGTGGCCGGCTGCGCAAAGAAAGCCTGGCATACCGCATCGGCGAGAAAAATATTGCTGAACTGGTCGAGATGGACCTGTCCTCTTTGCGGGCCTTTTTTCAAGACCTGCAACTTACCGAGCGGCAGTGGATCATCGCGCGCCCCATCGTAAAAGAGATTCGTGAGCGGCTCGACTTTCTGATCAATGTAGGCGTCGGCTACCTGAGCCTAGATCGCTCAGCCCGGACGTTATCTGGCGGCGAAAGCCAGCGCATTCGATTGGCTACACAAATTGGCACCCAACTCGTTGGTGTACTTTACATCCTGGATGAGCCCAGTATCGGACTGCATCCGCGGGACAATGACAAGTTGATTGCCTCGCTTCGACAACTGCGCGACATGGGCAACTCCGTACTCGTTGTTGAGCACGACCGCGAAATGATCGAGACGGCTGATTTTGTAATTGACCTGGGGCCGGGTGCTGGCGAATATGGCGGACACGTTATCGGCGAGCACGCACCCGAAAAGCTGCCACTCAAAAGAAACGGCCATGAAAGCCTTACTGCAGCCTATTTAACAGGCAAGAAGGGCATCACATTGCCAGCAAAGCGGAATTCGGGCAATGGGCATCAACTGGTGCTCAAAGGAGCTTCCGGACATAATCTAAAAAAAGATACCCTGACCTTGCCGCTCGGCACCTTTACCTGCGTAACGGGGGTATCTGGCTCCGGCAAGTCGTCGTTGATAAATCAGACACTCTACCGGATCCTGGCGAATCATTTTCACAACGCAAAGCGGGTCCCGCTGGCGTACGATACCATTGAAGGGCTTGACCATATTGATAAGGTAATCGATATCGACCAAAGTCCCATTGGCCGGACGCCACGCTCAAACCCTGCTACGTACACAGGGCTGTTCTCGCATATCAGAGACTTGTTTACCCAACTGCCTGAATCCAAAATCAGGGGATATAAACCAGGGCGATTCTCTTTTAATGTGAAAGGCGGGCGCTGTGAAGCGTGCAAGGGTGCCGGAATTGTAAAGCTGGAAATGAATTTCCTGCCGGATGTATACGTGGAGTGTGAGACCTGTAAAGCAAGGCGCTACAATACGGAAACGCTGGAAGTACGCTTTAAAGGGAAATCTATTGCTGATGTGCTTGAAATGCCGGTATCTGAGGCGCTGGAGTTTTTCGAGAACGTCCCCCGTATTGAACGAAAATTACGGACGTTGAATTCCGTTGGCCTTGGATACATCCGTCTTGGGCAGCAAGCGACAACGTTGTCTGGAGGAGAGGCGCAGCGCGTGAAACTCTCCAAAGAACTTTCGCGGCCCGGTACAGGGAAAACGCTGTACATCCTGGATGAGCCAACGACAGGATTGCACTTTGAAGATATCCGGCACCTGCTGAATGTGCTCCGGGCGCTTGTTCAGAAGGGCAATACAGTGCTTGTTATTGAACACAACATGGATGTGGTCAAGGTGGCTGATCACGTCATCGATCTTGGCCCAACTGGGGGCGCTGCCGGCGGATATATTCTCAGCGCCGGCACACCTGAAGAAGTAGCTGCGGCAGATACTTCAACGTCTGTCTATCTCCGAGAAGAGTTGACGCGCTCTGACGTTGAAAAGGCAACGGACGCGGAGCAGCTAGATCTTGAGGCGCTGGCCGGCGACGCAGATGAAGTAGAAGAAGAAGAGCCTGAGCCAGAGGAGGAAGAGGCGTTGGTCGAAAAAGAGTAA